CTCGGCTGACCGGGCAGGCACGACCGCGACGGCGAGGCAGTCTCAGTCGGACTGCCTGTCGACGACGATGTCGCCGTCGCTGGTCACGCTGACGCACACGTCGGTCGGCGTGAGCTGGTACTCGCTCGCCGGCTTGCCGGCCGTCCGAACCCGGACACCTTCTTCGACGACGCCCGCGTCGCACAGTTTGTCGAGCTTCCGGTACGTCGTCGACGTCGGGAGGTCGCACGCGTCGGCCAGTTCCGGTGCGGTCCGTGCAGCGGTGCCGAGCGTCGCGAGGATGCGCTGGCAGTCCGGGTCGAGCACCGCCGCCAGCGTGTCGAGGTCGGACCTGTCCGTGATACCCGTCACGCCGTCACCCCGTCTGATCGTTGGGTCTGTCATGGCTTGGGAGCCGGTCCGGGTCCCACGGCAGGTCCCGTACACACTGGAAAGGTGACTGCCATCCTACATAGAGGTTACCACGATATGTCCGTGTTCCAGAGAGTCTATCGGGGCCGCGAGTCCCC
This window of the Haloarchaeobius amylolyticus genome carries:
- a CDS encoding ArsR/SmtB family transcription factor, whose translation is MTDPTIRRGDGVTGITDRSDLDTLAAVLDPDCQRILATLGTAARTAPELADACDLPTSTTYRKLDKLCDAGVVEEGVRVRTAGKPASEYQLTPTDVCVSVTSDGDIVVDRQSD